The genomic DNA AAAAGATGGTTAAACAACCTGACGTAAAGAAAGGTAATCAATAATATGAACTTGCTACAAGCTACATTAATGATATTGTTAACCGTCATCATGTACCTAATTGCCAAAAGACTCCAACAAAAATATGATAATCCTTTTTTGAATCCAGCATTAATCGGTTCAGTAGGAATTATTATCATATTATTATTAACCAATCAGAACTACCACGACTATATGACCGGTGGTAAATGGATTAATCATCTATTAAATGCTACCGTTGTATGTTTGGCTTATCCACTATATAAGAATCGACATAAAATCATCGACAATTTAAGTATCATTTTTTCAAGCGTGTTGGCTGGCGTGATACTTAATTTTGTGTTAGTGTTTACCTCGTTAAAGTTATTGGGTTACGATGAAGAAACGATTGTAACTATCTTACCCCGTTCAATAACAGCTGCTGTAGGTATTGAAGTATCTCAAGAATTGGGAGGTACAGATACCATTACAGTATTATTCATTATTACTACTGGTTTAATTGGTAGTATGATGGGTTCAATGTTATTAAAAGTTGGTAACTTCAAGACTTCAATTGCCAGAGGGTTAACTTACGGTAATGCATCACACGCTTTCGGTACAGCCAAAGCGTTAGAACACGACATCGAGTCTGGCGCATTCAGTTCAATAGGAATGATTTTAACGGCTGTAATCAGTTCGATACTCATTCCAATCATGATTATTTTATTCTACTAAGGGAATATGTATTAAGTACTCGTTTAAGATATGAAAGGAGCTATTGTAATAATGGCGAAGATTAAAGCAAATGAAGCATTAGTTAAAGCGTTAGAAGCGTGGGACATTGATCA from Staphylococcus taiwanensis includes the following:
- a CDS encoding LrgB family protein — protein: MNLLQATLMILLTVIMYLIAKRLQQKYDNPFLNPALIGSVGIIIILLLTNQNYHDYMTGGKWINHLLNATVVCLAYPLYKNRHKIIDNLSIIFSSVLAGVILNFVLVFTSLKLLGYDEETIVTILPRSITAAVGIEVSQELGGTDTITVLFIITTGLIGSMMGSMLLKVGNFKTSIARGLTYGNASHAFGTAKALEHDIESGAFSSIGMILTAVISSILIPIMIILFY